One Streptomyces hundungensis DNA segment encodes these proteins:
- a CDS encoding MFS transporter, with amino-acid sequence MARMAHASPDTHISTPATTPRTWPVLLAACAGQFLVVLDVSVVNVALPSMRTGLGMSASGLQWVVNAYAIAFAGFMLLGGRAGDLYGRKRMFLVGLGLFTAASLGGGLAQEGWQLLAARAAQGLGAAVLAPATLTILTAAVPEGAARTRAIGTWAAVGAGGGAAGGLVGGVLTDALSWRWVLLINVPIGALVLLGATLWITESRAGRRHRLDLPGAVLVTAGLATLSYGIVQTEASGWGAAATLVPLLGGAALLLAFLGVEGRTAAPLMPLRLFRLRAVSAANAVMFVCGSAMFCTWFFMTLYAQNVLGYTPLGAGLALIPSSLSVVAGSKLAPRLMPRTGARNLTVLGVLVTAAGFGWQSTMRADDPYWMSILVPGILMMTGAGLATTPLASLATSGAEPGEAGLVSGLINTSRTMGGALGLAVLSTVAASRTGAVQSAENLTAGYALAFRVGGLVLLASVLIALVWLPRAAVPARRA; translated from the coding sequence ATGGCTCGTATGGCTCACGCGTCCCCAGACACCCACATATCCACCCCTGCCACAACCCCCCGCACCTGGCCCGTCCTCCTCGCCGCCTGCGCAGGCCAGTTCCTCGTCGTGCTGGACGTGTCCGTCGTCAACGTGGCCCTCCCCTCCATGCGGACGGGCCTCGGCATGAGCGCGAGCGGATTGCAGTGGGTGGTCAACGCGTACGCCATCGCCTTCGCCGGGTTCATGCTGCTCGGCGGCCGCGCAGGCGACCTGTACGGACGCAAGCGGATGTTCCTCGTGGGGCTCGGCCTGTTCACCGCCGCCAGCCTCGGCGGGGGACTCGCCCAGGAGGGCTGGCAGTTGCTCGCGGCCCGCGCCGCCCAGGGCCTCGGGGCGGCGGTCCTCGCGCCCGCCACCCTCACCATCCTGACCGCCGCCGTCCCGGAGGGCGCCGCCCGCACCCGGGCGATCGGCACCTGGGCCGCGGTCGGCGCGGGCGGCGGAGCCGCGGGAGGACTCGTCGGCGGAGTGCTCACCGACGCCCTGTCGTGGCGCTGGGTGCTGCTCATCAACGTCCCCATCGGCGCCCTCGTCCTGCTCGGCGCCACGCTGTGGATCACCGAGTCCCGGGCCGGCCGGCGCCACCGCCTGGACCTGCCCGGCGCCGTCCTCGTCACGGCCGGCCTCGCCACCCTCTCGTACGGCATCGTGCAGACCGAGGCCTCGGGCTGGGGCGCCGCCGCGACGCTCGTTCCGCTGCTGGGCGGGGCCGCGCTGCTGCTGGCCTTCCTCGGCGTCGAGGGCCGGACCGCGGCGCCGCTGATGCCGTTGCGTCTGTTCCGGCTGCGGGCCGTCTCCGCCGCCAACGCCGTGATGTTCGTGTGCGGCTCCGCGATGTTCTGCACCTGGTTCTTCATGACGCTGTACGCGCAGAACGTGCTGGGCTACACCCCGCTCGGCGCGGGTCTCGCTCTGATCCCCAGCTCGCTCAGCGTCGTCGCCGGCTCGAAGCTGGCGCCGCGCCTCATGCCGAGGACCGGCGCGCGGAACCTGACGGTGCTGGGTGTCCTGGTGACCGCGGCCGGGTTCGGCTGGCAGTCCACGATGCGTGCGGACGACCCGTACTGGATGTCCATCCTCGTGCCCGGCATCCTGATGATGACGGGTGCCGGACTCGCCACAACTCCCCTTGCCTCGCTGGCCACTTCGGGGGCCGAGCCGGGTGAGGCGGGGCTGGTGTCGGGGCTCATCAACACGTCCCGGACGATGGGCGGAGCACTGGGCCTCGCCGTGCTGTCGACGGTCGCGGCCTCGCGCACCGGGGCGGTGCAGAGCGCGGAGAACCTCACCGCCGGATACGCGCTCGCCTTCCGCGTCGGCGGCCTCGTCCTGCTGGCCAGCGTGCTGATCGCCCTGGTCTGGCTGCCCCGCGCGGCGGTTCCGGCCCGCCGCGCCTGA
- a CDS encoding response regulator transcription factor, with protein MDEMPQDHRAAKSVRVLLAEDQGMMRGALALLLGLEEDMEVVAQVSAGDRIVPEALVSRPDVALLDIELPGMSGLDAAAELRSEVPDCRVLILTTFGRPGYLRRAMEAGAAGFLVKDGPVEDLAEAIRRVLRGETVIDPALAAAALSAGPSPLTARERDVLNASVDGATVSDIAGKLHLSESTVRNYLSSAIGKTATRNRMEAVRSARQQGWL; from the coding sequence ATGGACGAGATGCCCCAGGACCACCGCGCCGCCAAGTCCGTACGCGTTCTCCTCGCCGAGGACCAGGGGATGATGCGCGGTGCGCTCGCCCTGCTGCTCGGGCTCGAGGAGGACATGGAGGTCGTCGCGCAGGTGTCCGCGGGCGACCGGATCGTCCCCGAGGCGCTGGTGTCGCGGCCCGACGTGGCGTTGCTCGACATCGAACTGCCGGGCATGAGCGGCCTGGACGCGGCCGCGGAGTTGCGCAGTGAGGTGCCCGACTGCCGGGTGTTGATCCTCACCACGTTCGGCCGGCCCGGCTATCTGCGGCGCGCGATGGAGGCGGGGGCCGCCGGGTTCCTCGTGAAGGACGGGCCGGTGGAGGATCTCGCGGAGGCGATCCGCCGGGTGCTGCGCGGCGAGACGGTCATCGACCCGGCGCTCGCCGCGGCCGCCCTCAGCGCGGGGCCCAGCCCGCTGACCGCGCGTGAACGCGACGTCCTGAACGCCTCGGTGGACGGGGCGACCGTCTCCGACATCGCGGGCAAGCTGCATCTGTCGGAGTCGACCGTACGCAACTACCTGTCGTCCGCCATCGGCAAGACGGCCACCCGCAACCGCATGGAGGCGGTGCGCTCCGCCCGTCAACAGGGCTGGCTGTAG
- a CDS encoding sensor histidine kinase, whose amino-acid sequence MPSLLPKLPPRGAKGDEFPGPPSNGYTFLPWLLMGTGAAVAVAKGEVAQPVLGGLGILAFAVLYALVAFRAFDKQQRAERSTLVMLGALAAVTYALGLGYGGVWLLFFPLLSLTCGAVLRDRRLGYVIITLAGSVGIISGVKTGDPWDNMTIAYGTFLSGMVIAALLSLSETVRELRDTRQELARTAVEKERLRFSRDLHDLLGHTLSVIVVKSEAARRIAPRDLDAALGQVADIESVGRQALTEIREAVTGYREGSLATELDRARSALGAAEVEPVVRQSGPPLPAQAEALLGWVVREAVTNVVRHSAATRCEIVVDGSAERVTLTVTDNGRGAPTEPAPTPRIGGTGLKGLTERLGAAGGSLTTGPAPRTGFRVSAELPVDPADSALDAELTCAPERS is encoded by the coding sequence ATGCCATCACTGCTGCCGAAGCTGCCCCCGCGGGGCGCGAAGGGTGACGAGTTCCCGGGGCCGCCGTCCAACGGCTACACCTTCCTGCCCTGGCTGCTCATGGGCACCGGCGCGGCCGTCGCGGTGGCCAAGGGAGAGGTGGCCCAGCCGGTCCTCGGCGGCCTCGGCATCCTCGCCTTCGCCGTCCTGTACGCCCTCGTCGCCTTCCGCGCCTTCGACAAGCAGCAGCGCGCCGAACGCTCGACCCTGGTCATGCTCGGCGCACTCGCCGCCGTCACCTACGCACTCGGGCTCGGCTACGGCGGGGTCTGGCTGCTGTTCTTCCCCCTGCTCTCCCTGACCTGCGGCGCGGTGCTGCGGGACAGGCGGCTCGGCTATGTGATCATCACCCTCGCCGGCTCGGTGGGCATCATCTCGGGCGTCAAGACCGGCGACCCGTGGGACAACATGACCATCGCGTACGGGACGTTCCTGTCCGGCATGGTGATCGCCGCACTGCTCTCGCTCTCCGAGACGGTCCGTGAACTGCGCGATACCCGGCAGGAGTTGGCGCGTACCGCGGTGGAGAAGGAGCGGCTGCGCTTCTCGCGCGATCTGCACGACCTGCTCGGCCACACCCTGTCCGTGATCGTGGTCAAGTCGGAGGCCGCCCGCCGCATCGCGCCGCGCGACCTGGACGCGGCGCTCGGCCAGGTCGCCGACATCGAGTCGGTCGGCCGCCAGGCCCTCACCGAGATCCGCGAGGCCGTCACCGGCTACCGCGAGGGCAGCCTCGCCACCGAGCTCGACCGGGCCCGCTCGGCGTTGGGCGCCGCCGAAGTCGAGCCGGTGGTACGTCAGTCGGGGCCGCCGCTGCCCGCACAGGCCGAGGCGCTGCTTGGCTGGGTGGTCCGCGAGGCCGTCACCAATGTGGTGCGGCACAGCGCGGCGACCCGCTGCGAGATCGTGGTGGACGGCAGCGCGGAGCGCGTCACCCTCACGGTCACCGACAACGGGCGCGGCGCCCCCACCGAGCCCGCCCCCACCCCCCGCATCGGCGGCACCGGCCTGAAGGGCCTGACCGAACGCCTCGGAGCGGCAGGCGGCTCCCTGACCACGGGCCCCGCCCCCCGCACGGGCTTCCGGGTGAGCGCCGAACTCCCCGTGGACCCCGCGGACTCGGCGCTGGACGCGGAGCTGACCTGCGCACCCGAGCGCTCGTAG
- a CDS encoding ABC transporter permease, which yields MIEYIKLEMRRTLRDASFVIFGIGMPVLMYLLFTNIGGGQNDGDAWKVSSMVGMAAYGALGSALGIGTGVASDKSIGWLRQMRIAPLPPAKVVAGRAISGSVTVLPGILAVLLSGALINGVRLDAWQWGALTLLLWVGALPFTMLGLGNGYRLSAQATGVVNVACLMGLAILGGLWFPVSAFPGWLRKIAEYTPTHRFADLGWTTSQGHAPGVVTLVSMAFWLVAFGGYAVVSYRRSARTA from the coding sequence ATGATCGAGTACATCAAGCTGGAGATGCGGCGCACCCTCCGTGACGCCTCCTTCGTGATCTTCGGTATCGGCATGCCGGTGCTGATGTATCTGCTCTTCACCAACATCGGCGGCGGCCAGAACGACGGCGACGCGTGGAAGGTCTCCTCGATGGTGGGCATGGCCGCCTACGGGGCGCTGGGTTCGGCCCTCGGCATCGGCACCGGTGTCGCCTCCGACAAGTCGATCGGCTGGCTGCGGCAGATGCGGATCGCCCCGCTCCCGCCGGCCAAGGTGGTGGCCGGGCGCGCGATCAGCGGCTCGGTGACGGTGCTGCCCGGCATCCTCGCGGTGCTCCTGTCCGGTGCGCTGATCAACGGCGTACGCCTGGACGCCTGGCAGTGGGGCGCGCTCACGCTGCTCCTGTGGGTGGGGGCGCTGCCCTTCACGATGCTCGGCCTCGGCAACGGCTACCGCCTCTCGGCGCAGGCCACCGGCGTCGTCAACGTCGCCTGTCTGATGGGCCTCGCGATCCTCGGCGGCCTGTGGTTCCCGGTGTCCGCCTTCCCCGGCTGGCTGCGAAAGATCGCCGAGTACACTCCGACCCACCGCTTCGCCGACCTCGGCTGGACCACCTCGCAGGGCCACGCGCCGGGCGTCGTCACCCTTGTCTCGATGGCCTTCTGGCTGGTGGCCTTCGGCGGTTACGCCGTGGTCTCCTACCGTCGGTCCGCTCGGACCGCGTGA
- a CDS encoding ABC transporter ATP-binding protein has translation MTQTTTQSATAVRFSGVVKSYGAVRAVNGAELTVGRGETVALLGRNGAGKSTTISLLLGLNEPDAGEVRIFGRSPERAVRDGLVGAMLQEGSPIPRVTVRELVFFIGSMYPKPMPVAEALAFAGLTEFADRRVDKLSGGQTQRVRFAMALAGNPELLLLDEPTAALDVEARRAFWESMRTYAARGNTVMFSTHYLEEADDNADRIVVIDQGRIVADGPGEAVKRAAGGSLVSFDLAGMATEPLSLLPGVVAVEVHGDRARLRTDDSDATVVALAAMGAVRRLEVAPASLEDAFLSLTTHESETAR, from the coding sequence ATGACGCAGACGACGACACAGAGCGCCACCGCGGTCCGCTTCAGCGGGGTGGTCAAGTCCTACGGGGCGGTACGGGCCGTGAACGGGGCCGAACTGACCGTCGGGCGCGGCGAGACCGTGGCGCTGCTCGGCCGCAACGGGGCCGGCAAGTCCACCACCATCAGCCTGCTGCTCGGCCTGAACGAACCCGACGCGGGCGAGGTACGGATCTTCGGGCGGAGCCCCGAGCGGGCGGTGCGGGACGGACTTGTGGGGGCCATGCTCCAGGAGGGCAGCCCGATCCCCCGGGTGACCGTGCGGGAGCTGGTGTTCTTCATCGGCAGCATGTACCCGAAGCCGATGCCGGTCGCCGAGGCGCTCGCGTTCGCCGGGCTCACCGAGTTCGCCGACCGCCGGGTCGACAAGCTCTCCGGCGGCCAGACCCAGCGCGTCCGGTTCGCCATGGCCCTCGCGGGCAACCCCGAACTGCTGCTCCTGGACGAGCCGACGGCCGCGCTCGACGTCGAGGCGCGCCGAGCGTTCTGGGAGTCGATGCGCACCTATGCGGCCCGCGGCAACACGGTGATGTTCTCCACCCACTACCTGGAGGAGGCCGACGACAACGCGGACCGCATCGTCGTCATCGACCAGGGCCGCATCGTCGCCGACGGGCCCGGCGAGGCCGTCAAGCGGGCGGCGGGCGGCAGCCTCGTCTCCTTCGACCTGGCGGGCATGGCGACCGAACCCCTCTCCCTGCTGCCGGGCGTCGTCGCCGTCGAGGTCCACGGCGACCGGGCCCGGCTGCGCACCGACGACTCCGACGCCACCGTCGTCGCCCTCGCCGCGATGGGCGCCGTCCGCCGCCTCGAAGTGGCCCCGGCCAGCCTCGAAGACGCCTTCCTCTCCCTCACCACCCACGAAAGCGAGACCGCCCGATGA
- a CDS encoding MaoC/PaaZ C-terminal domain-containing protein: protein MPIDAAKAVAAEPRSTEIAWDHKDVQLYHLGLGAGVPATDPNELRYTLESRLHVLPSFATVAGAGMGVVGGLSAPGIDVDLAAVLHGGQSITLHRPLPVSGRATSTSKVAAVYDKGKAAILVLRTEAADADGPLWTSDAQIFVRGEGGFGGDRGPSARVEQPDRAPDRVVERPVREEQALLYRLSGDWNPLHADPDFAKLAGFDRPILHGLCTYGMTLKAVVDTALDGDVTRVLSYATRFTGVVFPGETLRIRMWSGPGRVQVTVTAVERDDAPVLADTIVEHN from the coding sequence ATGCCCATTGACGCCGCGAAGGCGGTCGCCGCCGAGCCCCGGTCCACCGAGATCGCCTGGGACCACAAGGACGTACAGCTCTACCACCTGGGCCTGGGAGCCGGCGTCCCCGCCACCGATCCGAACGAGCTGCGCTACACCCTGGAGTCCCGGCTGCACGTGCTGCCCTCGTTCGCGACCGTCGCGGGCGCCGGCATGGGCGTGGTCGGCGGGCTCTCGGCGCCCGGCATCGACGTGGACCTCGCGGCGGTGCTCCACGGCGGGCAGTCCATCACCCTGCACCGGCCCCTGCCGGTGAGCGGCCGGGCCACCTCGACCTCGAAGGTCGCCGCCGTGTACGACAAGGGCAAGGCGGCCATCCTGGTCCTGCGCACCGAGGCGGCCGACGCGGACGGGCCGCTGTGGACCAGTGACGCGCAGATCTTCGTGCGCGGCGAGGGCGGCTTCGGCGGGGACCGGGGGCCCTCCGCCCGCGTCGAGCAGCCCGACCGGGCCCCCGACCGGGTCGTCGAGCGCCCCGTCCGCGAGGAACAGGCGCTGCTCTACCGCCTGTCGGGGGACTGGAACCCGCTGCACGCCGACCCCGACTTCGCCAAGCTCGCCGGGTTCGACCGGCCGATCCTGCACGGTCTGTGCACGTACGGGATGACGCTGAAGGCGGTCGTGGACACCGCGCTCGACGGGGACGTGACCCGCGTCCTGTCGTACGCCACCCGCTTCACCGGAGTCGTCTTCCCGGGCGAGACCCTGCGCATCCGGATGTGGTCGGGCCCCGGCCGCGTCCAGGTGACGGTCACGGCCGTCGAGCGCGACGACGCGCCGGTCCTCGCCGACACGATCGTGGAACACAACTGA
- a CDS encoding Zn-dependent alcohol dehydrogenase, translating to MRAAVLHEIGQDKLDVVDDMEATGFGPGKVKLRVRATGLCHSDLSAMSGVLPQPAPFVPGHEGAGEVIDVGDGVTGLKQGDRVLMCWLPACGACPSCKRGQTQLCLAGFMNAGTPNFRRSGGDVFGFAGTGTFAEEVVVAAGCAVPIPDDVPYEIAALIGCGVTTGLGAAINTAKVAVGSSVAVIGCGGVGISTIQGARVRGAAQIVAVDPVASRREAALRFGATEAVSPEEFADARQRITAGEGFDYVFEVVGRSATARTAYENTRRGGTLCVVGAGAMDDYFQVNMFELFFDEKRILPSMYGGGDVLRSYERAIALWRAGRIDLEGLITHRVRLAEINDALDQMRSGEALRTCIEI from the coding sequence ATGCGCGCAGCCGTACTGCACGAGATAGGCCAGGACAAGCTCGACGTGGTCGACGACATGGAGGCGACCGGCTTCGGCCCGGGCAAGGTCAAGCTGCGCGTCCGCGCCACGGGCCTGTGCCACTCCGACCTCTCGGCGATGAGCGGGGTGCTGCCGCAGCCCGCGCCGTTCGTGCCCGGCCACGAGGGGGCCGGCGAGGTCATCGACGTCGGTGACGGGGTGACCGGCCTGAAGCAGGGCGACCGGGTCCTGATGTGCTGGCTGCCCGCGTGCGGGGCGTGCCCCTCCTGCAAGCGCGGTCAGACCCAGCTCTGTCTGGCCGGATTCATGAACGCGGGGACCCCCAACTTCCGTCGCTCGGGCGGCGATGTGTTCGGCTTCGCGGGCACCGGGACCTTCGCCGAGGAGGTCGTCGTCGCGGCCGGCTGCGCCGTCCCGATCCCCGACGACGTGCCGTACGAGATCGCCGCGCTGATCGGCTGCGGGGTGACCACCGGGCTCGGCGCGGCCATCAACACCGCGAAGGTGGCGGTCGGTTCCTCCGTGGCGGTCATCGGCTGCGGCGGCGTGGGCATCTCCACCATCCAGGGCGCGCGGGTGCGGGGCGCGGCCCAGATCGTCGCCGTCGACCCGGTCGCATCACGCCGCGAGGCGGCGCTCAGGTTCGGGGCCACGGAGGCGGTCTCTCCCGAGGAGTTCGCCGACGCCAGGCAGCGGATCACCGCGGGCGAGGGCTTCGACTACGTCTTCGAGGTGGTCGGCCGCTCGGCGACCGCCCGCACCGCGTACGAGAACACCCGGCGCGGCGGCACCCTGTGCGTGGTCGGCGCGGGCGCCATGGACGACTACTTCCAGGTCAACATGTTCGAGCTGTTCTTCGACGAGAAGCGCATCCTGCCGTCCATGTACGGCGGCGGAGACGTGCTGCGCTCCTACGAGCGGGCCATCGCGCTGTGGCGGGCGGGCCGCATCGACCTGGAGGGCCTGATCACCCACCGGGTGCGGCTCGCCGAGATCAACGACGCCCTCGACCAGATGCGCAGCGGCGAGGCCCTGCGCACCTGCATCGAGATCTGA
- a CDS encoding 3-oxoacyl-ACP reductase encodes MAALPLEGLSAIVTGAGRGLGRAEALELARLGAAVVVNDFGQPGRDGTGQASKGPAEEVAAEIRAAGGRATAHTGDVADHQQAQELVQLAIDTYGKLDILVNNAGILRDRMIFSMNESEWDSVIHVHLKGHFNTTRFAAAHWRERSKAAGGPVYGRIVNTSSEAFLAGSAGQPNYAAAKGGIVGLTTSTALALAKYGVTANAICPRARTRMTEDVFQGFQEPEQGQLDPLAPEHVSPLVGYLASPAAGRINGQLLVVHGGMVAIVERPRVAAKFDTAKEVFSYEELDESLTPYYADRPSGETFAAAEVLALKRG; translated from the coding sequence ATGGCAGCACTGCCACTTGAAGGCCTGTCCGCGATCGTCACCGGGGCCGGACGCGGGCTCGGCCGGGCCGAGGCGCTCGAACTCGCCCGCCTCGGCGCGGCCGTCGTCGTCAACGACTTCGGGCAGCCGGGCCGCGACGGCACCGGCCAGGCGTCGAAGGGCCCCGCCGAGGAGGTGGCCGCCGAGATCCGCGCCGCGGGCGGCCGGGCCACCGCCCACACCGGCGACGTCGCCGACCACCAACAGGCCCAAGAATTAGTCCAGTTGGCGATTGACACCTACGGAAAGCTCGACATCCTGGTCAACAACGCGGGCATCCTGCGGGACCGCATGATCTTCTCGATGAACGAGTCCGAATGGGACTCGGTGATCCATGTGCACCTCAAGGGCCACTTCAACACCACCCGTTTCGCCGCCGCGCACTGGCGCGAGCGGTCCAAGGCGGCGGGCGGCCCGGTCTACGGCCGCATCGTCAACACCTCGTCCGAGGCCTTCCTCGCGGGCTCGGCCGGACAGCCCAACTACGCGGCGGCCAAGGGCGGCATCGTCGGCCTCACCACCTCGACCGCCCTCGCGCTCGCCAAGTACGGCGTCACCGCGAACGCGATCTGCCCGCGCGCCCGCACCCGGATGACCGAGGACGTCTTCCAGGGGTTCCAGGAGCCGGAACAGGGGCAGCTCGACCCGCTGGCGCCCGAGCACGTCTCGCCGCTCGTCGGCTATCTCGCCTCGCCCGCGGCCGGCCGGATCAACGGGCAGCTCCTGGTGGTGCACGGCGGGATGGTCGCGATCGTCGAACGGCCGCGGGTGGCCGCCAAGTTCGACACCGCCAAGGAGGTCTTCTCGTACGAGGAACTCGACGAGTCGCTCACCCCCTATTACGCGGACAGGCCCTCGGGCGAGACCTTCGCGGCGGCCGAAGTGCTCGCCCTCAAGCGGGGCTGA
- a CDS encoding Nif3-like dinuclear metal center hexameric protein — protein sequence MPRLSEVIAALDALWPPERAEKWDAVGTVCGDPDAEVRRVLFAVDPVQEIADQAVELGADLIVTHHPLYLRGTTTVAAGHFKGRVVHTLIKHDIALHVAHTNADTADPGVSDALAGALDLRVCGPLVPDASDPAGRRGLGRVCELDHPMTLREFGAHAAARLPATAQGLRVAGDPDAPVRTVAVSGGSGDSLFDAVRASGADVFLTADLRHHPVSEVVQHGPLALVDAAHWATEWPWCEQAAAQLDEISDRHGWDLRVHVSKTVTDPWSAHHTSPSIDGAPN from the coding sequence GTGCCCCGTCTGTCTGAAGTCATCGCCGCGCTCGACGCCCTCTGGCCACCCGAGCGGGCCGAGAAGTGGGACGCCGTCGGCACCGTCTGCGGCGACCCCGACGCCGAGGTGCGCCGGGTCCTGTTCGCCGTCGACCCCGTCCAGGAGATCGCCGACCAGGCCGTCGAGCTGGGCGCCGACCTGATCGTCACCCACCACCCGCTCTATCTGCGCGGCACCACCACGGTCGCCGCCGGCCACTTCAAGGGCCGCGTGGTGCACACCCTGATCAAGCACGACATCGCCCTGCACGTCGCCCACACCAACGCCGACACCGCCGACCCCGGCGTCAGCGACGCCCTCGCGGGCGCCCTCGACCTGCGCGTCTGCGGTCCGCTGGTGCCCGACGCGAGCGACCCCGCGGGCCGTCGCGGACTCGGCCGCGTCTGCGAGCTCGACCACCCGATGACGCTGCGCGAGTTCGGCGCGCACGCCGCGGCCCGGCTGCCGGCCACCGCGCAGGGCCTGCGCGTCGCGGGCGACCCCGACGCGCCGGTCAGGACGGTCGCCGTCAGCGGCGGCTCCGGCGACAGCCTCTTCGACGCCGTACGCGCCTCGGGAGCCGACGTCTTCCTCACCGCGGACCTGCGCCACCACCCGGTGTCGGAGGTCGTGCAGCACGGACCGCTCGCCCTGGTCGACGCCGCGCACTGGGCCACCGAATGGCCCTGGTGCGAGCAGGCCGCCGCCCAGCTCGACGAGATCTCCGACCGCCACGGCTGGGACCTGAGGGTCCACGTCTCGAAGACGGTCACGGACCCGTGGTCCGCCCACCACACCTCCCCTTCTATTGATGGAGCCCCCAACTGA
- a CDS encoding DUF7581 domain-containing protein yields MNAAPADQIRLLDVQALDVRLSQLAHKRESLPEHAEIESLNKDLTQLRDLLVASQTEESDTAREQTKAEQDVDQVRQRAARDQQRLDSGAVSSPKDLESLQREIVSLAKRQGDLEDVVLEVMERREAAQERAAELTERVSSVQAKADDATARRDTALAGLDAEIASTTKEREVVAGSVPADLLKLYDKLRAQQGGVGAARLFQRRCEGCRLELNITEVNEVKAAAPDTVLRCENCRRILVRTSESGL; encoded by the coding sequence CTGAACGCCGCGCCCGCCGACCAGATCCGCCTCCTCGACGTACAGGCGCTGGACGTACGCCTGTCGCAGCTCGCCCACAAGCGGGAGTCGCTGCCCGAGCACGCCGAGATCGAATCGCTCAACAAGGACCTCACGCAACTGCGTGACCTGCTGGTCGCCTCGCAGACCGAGGAGAGCGACACCGCTCGCGAGCAGACCAAGGCCGAGCAGGACGTGGACCAGGTGCGCCAGCGCGCCGCCCGCGACCAGCAGCGCCTGGACTCGGGCGCGGTCTCCTCGCCCAAGGACCTGGAGAGCCTCCAGCGCGAGATCGTCTCGCTCGCCAAGCGCCAGGGTGACCTGGAGGACGTCGTCCTCGAAGTCATGGAGCGCCGCGAGGCCGCGCAGGAGCGCGCCGCCGAGCTGACCGAGCGGGTCTCCTCCGTCCAGGCCAAGGCCGACGACGCGACCGCCCGCCGAGACACCGCGCTCGCCGGGCTCGACGCGGAGATCGCCTCGACGACCAAGGAGCGCGAGGTCGTCGCCGGTTCCGTGCCGGCCGACCTGCTCAAGCTCTACGACAAGCTGCGCGCCCAGCAGGGTGGCGTGGGCGCCGCCCGCCTCTTCCAGCGCCGCTGCGAGGGCTGCCGCCTGGAGCTCAACATCACCGAGGTCAACGAGGTCAAGGCGGCCGCCCCGGACACCGTCCTGCGCTGCGAGAACTGCCGCCGCATCCTGGTGCGCACCTCGGAATCGGGTCTGTAA
- a CDS encoding bifunctional RNase H/acid phosphatase — protein sequence MGRQFVVEADGGSRGNPGPAGYGAVVLDPATGETLAEAAEFIGVATNNVAEYKGLIAGLRAARELDPAARVRVRMDSKLVVEQMSGRWKIKHPDMRPLAAEAARVLPPSQVSYEWIPRERNKHADRLANEAMDAGGRGERWSPSRSMADLASMADLASTSDAADAGAARVVGDAAAGAARARAALAGAAGVGGVAPTSVLGKPVENATSSVGWGASADLGAPATFVLLRHGETALTPSKRFSGSGGTDPELSAVGRGQAERVAAALAEHGTVQAIVSSPLRRCRETAAAVAARLGLDVGIEDGLRETDFGAWEGLTFGEVRERYPDDLDAWLGSAKAAPTGGGESFATVARRVAAARDRVIAAHPRRTVLVVTHVTPIKTLVRLALGAPPESLFRMELSAASISTVAYYGDGNASVRGLNDTGHLR from the coding sequence GTGGGCCGGCAGTTCGTCGTCGAGGCCGACGGCGGCTCCCGGGGCAACCCGGGCCCCGCCGGCTACGGGGCGGTCGTCCTCGACCCGGCGACCGGCGAGACGCTCGCCGAGGCCGCCGAGTTCATCGGCGTCGCCACGAACAACGTCGCCGAGTACAAGGGCCTCATCGCGGGCCTGCGTGCCGCGCGCGAGCTCGATCCGGCGGCGCGGGTGCGGGTCCGGATGGACTCCAAGCTCGTCGTCGAGCAGATGTCGGGCCGCTGGAAGATCAAGCACCCGGACATGAGGCCGCTCGCCGCGGAGGCGGCCCGGGTCCTGCCGCCCTCGCAGGTGTCGTACGAGTGGATCCCGCGCGAGCGCAACAAGCACGCGGACCGGCTCGCCAACGAGGCGATGGATGCGGGCGGGCGGGGCGAGCGGTGGTCGCCGTCGCGCTCCATGGCGGACCTGGCCTCCATGGCGGACCTGGCCTCCACGTCCGACGCGGCCGACGCGGGCGCGGCTCGGGTGGTGGGCGATGCGGCGGCGGGCGCGGCGCGGGCTCGGGCGGCGCTGGCGGGGGCGGCCGGCGTCGGGGGAGTAGCCCCGACTTCCGTGCTGGGCAAGCCTGTTGAGAACGCCACGTCGAGTGTCGGCTGGGGTGCCTCCGCCGATCTCGGGGCGCCCGCCACGTTCGTACTGCTGCGGCACGGCGAGACGGCGCTCACGCCCTCCAAGCGGTTCTCCGGCAGCGGCGGTACCGACCCCGAGCTGTCGGCCGTCGGGCGCGGCCAGGCCGAGCGGGTCGCCGCCGCCCTCGCCGAGCACGGCACCGTCCAGGCGATCGTCTCCTCCCCGCTGCGGCGCTGCCGCGAGACCGCGGCCGCGGTGGCGGCCCGCCTCGGACTCGACGTGGGCATCGAAGACGGCCTGCGCGAAACGGACTTCGGGGCGTGGGAGGGGCTGACCTTCGGCGAGGTCCGCGAGCGCTACCCCGACGACCTCGACGCCTGGCTCGGCTCCGCGAAGGCGGCCCCGACGGGCGGGGGCGAGAGCTTCGCCACGGTGGCGCGGCGGGTCGCGGCGGCCCGGGACCGGGTGATCGCCGCGCATCCCCGGCGCACGGTGCTCGTGGTGACCCATGTGACCCCGATCAAGACCCTGGTCAGGCTGGCCCTGGGGGCGCCCCCGGAGTCCCTGTTCCGCATGGAGCTCTCGGCGGCCTCGATCTCGACGGTGGCGTATTACGGGGATGGCAATGCGTCGGTGCGGGGGTTGAACGATACGGGGCACCTGCGGTAG